The following proteins are encoded in a genomic region of Shinella zoogloeoides:
- a CDS encoding malonyl-CoA synthase — MANHLFDAIRAAAAPEAVFIETVEGRRWTYGDMIRLSGQLAHALARRGVTPGDRVAVQVEKSPEALMLYLACLRAGAIYLPLNTAYTLAELGYFLGDATPALVVVDPKVRDSVAEIAGGTVETLDATGGGSLLQLAGAEEADFSDIERGPDDLAAILYTSGTTGRSKGAMLTHDNLLSNALTLRDHWRFTAADRLIHALPIFHTHGLFVASNVTLLAGASMYLLPKFDADEVLRLMESATVLMGVPTFYVRLAQHPGLTRETAAGMRLFVSGSAPLLAETHRSFSERTGHAILERYGMTETNMNTSNPYDGERVAGTVGFPLPGISLRVTDPESGKPLPDGETGMIEVKGPNVFKGYWKMPEKTAAEFRADGFFITGDLGKIDGRGYVHIVGRGKDLVISGGYNIYPKEVETEIDGMAGVVESAVIGVPHPDFGEGVTAVVVRQKGSTLDEKAVLGGLQDRLARYKQPKRVLFVDDLPRNTMGKVQKNVLRETYADLYKA; from the coding sequence ATGGCCAACCATCTTTTCGATGCCATCCGCGCTGCTGCGGCGCCGGAGGCGGTGTTCATCGAAACGGTCGAGGGGCGCCGCTGGACCTATGGCGACATGATCCGGCTTTCCGGCCAGTTGGCGCATGCGCTGGCAAGGCGCGGCGTGACGCCCGGCGACCGTGTGGCCGTGCAGGTGGAAAAAAGCCCGGAGGCGTTGATGCTCTATCTCGCCTGCCTGCGGGCGGGCGCCATCTACCTGCCGCTCAACACCGCCTATACGCTGGCGGAACTCGGCTATTTCCTCGGCGATGCCACGCCCGCGCTGGTGGTCGTCGACCCGAAGGTCCGAGACAGCGTCGCGGAGATCGCGGGCGGCACGGTCGAGACGCTGGATGCGACGGGCGGCGGCAGCCTTCTGCAACTGGCCGGCGCGGAGGAGGCGGATTTTTCCGATATCGAGCGCGGGCCGGACGACCTTGCGGCGATCCTCTACACATCCGGCACGACGGGCCGCTCCAAGGGCGCGATGCTGACCCATGACAACCTCCTGTCGAATGCGCTGACGCTGCGGGACCATTGGCGCTTCACGGCCGCCGACCGGCTGATCCATGCCCTGCCGATCTTCCACACGCATGGCCTCTTCGTCGCGTCGAACGTGACGCTCCTTGCCGGAGCCTCGATGTATCTCCTGCCGAAATTCGACGCCGACGAGGTGCTCCGGCTGATGGAAAGCGCGACGGTGCTGATGGGCGTGCCGACCTTCTACGTGCGGCTGGCGCAGCATCCCGGCCTGACGCGCGAGACTGCCGCCGGCATGCGGCTCTTCGTCTCCGGCTCGGCGCCGCTGCTTGCCGAGACCCATCGCAGCTTCTCGGAACGGACCGGCCATGCGATCCTCGAGCGCTACGGCATGACCGAGACCAACATGAACACCTCCAACCCCTATGACGGCGAGCGTGTCGCCGGCACGGTGGGCTTCCCGCTGCCCGGCATCTCGCTGCGCGTCACCGATCCGGAGAGCGGCAAGCCGCTGCCGGACGGCGAGACGGGCATGATCGAGGTGAAGGGGCCGAATGTCTTCAAGGGCTACTGGAAGATGCCGGAAAAGACCGCCGCGGAATTCCGCGCGGACGGCTTCTTCATCACCGGCGACCTCGGCAAGATCGACGGGCGCGGCTATGTGCACATCGTCGGTCGCGGCAAGGACCTCGTGATCTCCGGTGGCTACAACATCTATCCGAAGGAAGTCGAGACCGAGATCGACGGCATGGCGGGCGTCGTGGAGAGCGCGGTCATCGGCGTGCCGCATCCCGATTTCGGCGAGGGCGTGACGGCGGTCGTGGTGCGGCAGAAGGGCTCTACGCTCGACGAGAAGGCGGTGCTCGGCGGGCTGCAGGACCGGCTGGCGCGCTACAAGCAGCCCAAGCGCGTGCTCTTCGTCGACGACCTACCGCGCAACACGATGGGCAAGGTCCAGAAAAACGTCCTGCGCGAGACCTATGCCGATCTCTACAAGGCCTGA
- a CDS encoding SDR family NAD(P)-dependent oxidoreductase, producing the protein MLFAGKVALVTGAGSGIGRATALAFARHGASVGVLSRTAEEVAEVAKEIRALGGSALALAADVTEEAPMRAAVEQLAGAFGGLDIVVANAGINGVWAPIDDLAPEEWDATIAVNLRGTYLTLHLAVPHLKKAGEGAIVVVSSINGTRTFTTPGATAYSATKAAQVAMVQQLALELGKAGIRVNAVCPGAIETSIDENTDQRGAGEAGIPVLWPEGDIPVTQGKPGTADEVADAILFLASSKARHITGTPLWIDGGQGLLR; encoded by the coding sequence ATGCTCTTTGCTGGAAAGGTTGCCCTCGTGACCGGTGCCGGGTCCGGCATCGGCAGGGCCACGGCGCTGGCCTTCGCCCGCCATGGGGCGAGCGTCGGCGTGCTCAGCCGCACCGCCGAGGAGGTGGCGGAGGTGGCGAAGGAGATTCGTGCGCTCGGCGGTTCGGCGCTGGCGCTTGCCGCCGACGTCACCGAGGAGGCGCCGATGCGGGCGGCCGTCGAGCAGCTTGCCGGCGCCTTCGGCGGGCTCGACATCGTCGTCGCCAATGCGGGCATAAACGGCGTCTGGGCGCCGATCGACGATCTTGCGCCGGAGGAATGGGACGCCACCATCGCAGTCAACCTGCGCGGCACATACCTGACGCTGCATCTTGCGGTGCCCCATCTCAAGAAGGCGGGCGAGGGGGCCATCGTCGTCGTCTCCTCGATCAACGGCACACGCACTTTCACGACGCCGGGCGCGACGGCCTATTCGGCCACCAAGGCGGCGCAGGTGGCGATGGTGCAGCAGCTCGCGCTGGAGCTCGGCAAGGCCGGTATCCGCGTCAACGCCGTCTGCCCCGGCGCCATAGAGACGAGCATCGACGAGAACACCGACCAGCGGGGCGCAGGCGAGGCCGGCATTCCCGTGCTCTGGCCGGAGGGCGACATACCGGTGACGCAGGGCAAGCCCGGCACGGCCGACGAGGTGGCGGACGCCATTCTCTTCCTCGCATCTTCCAAGGCACGCCATATCACCGGAACGCCGCTGTGGATCGACGGCGGGCAGGGGCTGCTTCGCTGA
- a CDS encoding cyclic nucleotide-binding/CBS domain-containing protein, translating into MDGSEEERTQMRVKDVMSAQIVTVSPNDTAQSAARLMLETEVGALPVEVPGVGAIVGIITDRDIVASVLGKGLSTSTTIAEFMTVSPEVCNEADDTATVAARMRALGVRRLVVVRDDRRVVGLVSLVDLPAERRAEEGQ; encoded by the coding sequence ATGGACGGCTCTGAAGAGGAGCGGACGCAGATGCGCGTGAAGGACGTGATGTCCGCCCAGATCGTGACGGTCTCGCCCAACGACACCGCCCAGTCCGCCGCGCGGCTGATGCTGGAGACCGAGGTCGGCGCCCTGCCGGTGGAAGTCCCCGGCGTCGGCGCCATCGTCGGCATCATCACCGACCGTGACATCGTCGCCTCGGTGCTCGGCAAGGGCCTTTCCACCTCCACCACCATCGCCGAATTCATGACCGTCTCGCCGGAAGTGTGCAACGAGGCCGACGACACGGCGACCGTGGCCGCCCGCATGCGCGCGCTCGGCGTGCGCCGCCTCGTCGTGGTGCGCGACGACCGCCGGGTGGTCGGCCTCGTCAGCCTCGTCGACCTTCCGGCCGAGAGGCGAGCGGAGGAAGGCCAATGA
- a CDS encoding DUF982 domain-containing protein produces the protein MTIFATDRLWDEAVVLEGERQVLRVQSTRDALLCLKNHWPLEDGPAASTAKRTCEQGLSSDDDPTLARRAFIEAAREAGFRVNSWTT, from the coding sequence ATGACCATTTTCGCAACCGATCGTCTCTGGGACGAGGCCGTCGTGCTCGAGGGCGAGCGGCAGGTGCTCCGCGTGCAGAGCACGCGCGATGCCCTGCTTTGCCTGAAGAACCACTGGCCGCTGGAGGATGGTCCCGCCGCATCGACGGCAAAGCGTACCTGCGAGCAGGGGCTGTCAAGCGACGACGATCCGACCCTCGCCCGCCGGGCCTTCATCGAAGCGGCGAGGGAGGCCGGTTTTCGCGTGAATTCGTGGACGACGTAG
- a CDS encoding DNA topoisomerase IB gives MAPDNLKETGLVYVSDSEPGIRRQRAGRSFCYRLPDGSLLRDAAVKARIAALGLPPAYENVWICLDENGHLQATGYDARGRKQYRYHPDWQALKSGDKFDQLIAFGRALPKLRRTVRRDLDGAPGTVETMLAAITVLLDEAHLRVGNRAYAVENKTYGATTLLKRHVCLSDGRIELRFTAKGGKRVRRTLKNPRLQRLLEDCADLPGRQLFVWRDENDVARPVDSGRLNTYLADISGIAVSAKTFRTWAGSLAAFSLARQAIEEGGRPTIKGMAQAAAEVLHNTPAIARSSYIHPDIIALADAPEPLRVALHRPPRSTSGLRAEEERLLRFLESRRNARRRTRRGGAAAAP, from the coding sequence ATGGCGCCGGACAATCTCAAGGAAACCGGCCTCGTCTATGTCTCGGACAGCGAGCCCGGCATTCGCCGGCAGCGTGCCGGCCGCAGCTTCTGCTATCGCCTGCCCGACGGATCGCTCCTTCGCGATGCGGCGGTGAAGGCGCGGATCGCCGCCCTCGGCCTGCCGCCCGCCTATGAGAATGTCTGGATATGCCTCGACGAGAACGGCCACCTGCAGGCGACGGGCTACGATGCGCGGGGCCGCAAGCAGTACCGGTACCATCCCGACTGGCAGGCCCTGAAGAGCGGCGACAAGTTCGACCAGCTGATCGCCTTCGGCCGGGCGCTGCCGAAACTGCGCCGCACGGTGCGGCGCGACCTCGACGGAGCGCCGGGCACGGTCGAGACCATGCTGGCGGCGATCACCGTGCTGCTCGACGAAGCGCATCTTCGCGTCGGCAACCGGGCCTATGCGGTGGAGAACAAGACCTATGGCGCGACGACGCTCCTGAAGCGGCATGTCTGCCTCAGCGACGGGCGGATCGAGCTCAGGTTCACCGCAAAGGGCGGCAAGCGCGTACGCCGCACGCTGAAGAACCCGCGCCTCCAGCGCCTGCTGGAGGATTGCGCGGACCTTCCCGGCCGCCAGCTCTTCGTCTGGCGGGACGAGAACGACGTCGCCCGGCCCGTCGATTCCGGCCGACTCAACACTTATCTCGCCGATATTTCCGGCATCGCCGTCTCTGCCAAGACGTTCCGCACCTGGGCGGGCAGCCTTGCCGCCTTCTCTCTGGCCCGGCAGGCCATAGAAGAGGGCGGAAGGCCGACCATCAAGGGCATGGCGCAGGCGGCGGCCGAGGTACTGCACAACACGCCCGCCATTGCCCGTTCGAGCTATATCCATCCGGACATCATCGCGCTTGCGGACGCGCCGGAGCCGCTGCGCGTGGCGCTGCATCGCCCGCCGCGTTCCACCTCCGGGCTGCGGGCGGAGGAGGAGCGGCTGCTGCGGTTTCTGGAAAGCCGGCGGAACGCCCGCCGCCGTACCCGCCGTGGCGGCGCAGCGGCAGCGCCCTAG
- the glgX gene encoding glycogen debranching protein GlgX, with translation MSYSFSELDFIKPELGAEFTGEGTHFAVFSAHAEAVELCLFSEDSSEEVARLPLPKREGDVWSGYIAGLKPGTVYGYRAHGPYEPNAGHRFNPNKLLLDPYAKQVVGALEWDDALYGYRIGDPEEDLSFDTRDSAPFMVKGVVQDPDFDWAGDQAIRRPWTETIIYEAHVRGMTMTHPGVPEDLRGTFMGMASDPIVEHLVDLGISAVELLPIQYFPDDRYLLEKGLRNYWGYQTLGFFAPQPRFLSGRAITEFKTMVKRFHAAGIEVIMDVVYNHTAEGSERGPTLSFRGLDNLSYYRLSPDDPRHTYDTTGTGNTVNIAHPMVLRMVLDSLRYWVGVMHVDGFRFDLASTLGRTRHIEFDREGTFFDAIRQDPILSGVKLIAEPWDVGDGGYQVGGFPYPFREWNDKYRDDVRRFWKGEGGLVAGLASRLAGSSEQFNHSDRGATSSVNLISAHDGFTLMDTVSYNDKHNEANGEENRDGHSDNHSDNMGAEGPTDDDGIRSARDRRRRNMIATLMLSQGVPMLLGGDELGNSQQGNNNAYCQDDEIGWTDWSGLDDPFLDFCKGAIAFRKAHPALRQERFLTGEAAGDGTIEIAWYRPDGAVMDEEAWNDGDLRTLGLFLSKPANGEGADQLFLVCNAGGDCSVTLPEVNGITAWKRVLDTGAADDAFSVHPAENPAMVYGASIAAFEPAA, from the coding sequence ATGAGCTATTCGTTTTCGGAACTCGATTTCATAAAGCCGGAACTCGGCGCCGAGTTCACCGGCGAGGGCACGCATTTCGCCGTCTTTTCCGCCCATGCCGAAGCGGTCGAGCTCTGCCTCTTCAGCGAGGACAGCAGCGAGGAGGTCGCCCGGCTGCCCCTGCCCAAGCGGGAGGGCGATGTCTGGTCGGGCTATATCGCCGGCCTCAAGCCGGGCACGGTCTACGGCTACCGGGCGCACGGCCCCTATGAGCCGAATGCCGGCCATCGCTTCAACCCGAACAAGCTGCTGCTCGATCCCTATGCCAAGCAGGTCGTCGGCGCCCTCGAATGGGACGACGCGCTCTATGGCTATCGCATCGGCGATCCGGAGGAGGACCTTTCCTTCGACACGCGCGACAGCGCGCCCTTCATGGTGAAGGGCGTGGTGCAGGATCCCGATTTCGACTGGGCGGGAGACCAGGCGATCCGCCGGCCCTGGACGGAGACGATCATCTACGAGGCGCATGTGCGCGGCATGACGATGACCCATCCCGGCGTGCCGGAGGACCTGCGCGGCACCTTCATGGGCATGGCGAGCGACCCCATCGTCGAGCATCTCGTCGATCTCGGCATTTCCGCCGTGGAGCTTTTGCCCATCCAGTATTTCCCCGACGACCGCTATCTCCTGGAAAAGGGCCTGCGCAACTATTGGGGCTACCAGACGCTCGGCTTCTTCGCCCCGCAGCCGCGCTTCCTTTCCGGCCGCGCCATCACCGAGTTCAAGACCATGGTCAAGCGCTTCCATGCCGCCGGCATCGAGGTGATCATGGACGTGGTCTACAACCACACCGCCGAAGGTTCGGAGCGCGGGCCGACGCTGAGCTTCCGCGGGCTCGACAATCTCAGCTATTACCGCCTGTCGCCGGACGATCCGCGCCACACCTACGATACGACGGGCACGGGCAACACGGTCAACATCGCCCATCCCATGGTGCTGCGCATGGTGCTCGACAGCCTGCGCTACTGGGTGGGCGTCATGCATGTCGACGGCTTCCGCTTCGACCTTGCGAGCACCCTCGGCCGCACCCGGCACATCGAATTCGACCGGGAGGGCACGTTCTTCGACGCGATCCGGCAGGATCCCATTCTCTCCGGTGTGAAGCTGATTGCCGAGCCGTGGGATGTCGGCGACGGCGGCTATCAGGTCGGCGGCTTCCCCTATCCGTTCCGTGAATGGAACGACAAGTATCGCGACGACGTGCGGCGGTTCTGGAAGGGGGAGGGCGGGCTCGTCGCGGGGCTTGCCTCGCGCCTTGCCGGATCCTCCGAGCAGTTCAACCATTCCGACCGCGGCGCCACCTCCTCGGTGAACCTCATCAGCGCGCATGACGGCTTTACCCTCATGGACACCGTCTCCTACAACGACAAGCACAACGAGGCGAATGGCGAGGAGAACCGCGACGGCCATTCCGACAACCATTCGGACAATATGGGTGCGGAGGGGCCGACCGACGACGACGGCATCCGCTCGGCGCGGGACCGGCGCCGGCGCAACATGATCGCGACGCTGATGCTGAGCCAGGGCGTGCCGATGCTGCTCGGCGGCGACGAGCTCGGCAACAGCCAGCAGGGCAACAACAACGCCTATTGCCAGGACGACGAGATCGGCTGGACCGACTGGAGCGGCCTCGACGATCCGTTCCTCGATTTCTGCAAGGGCGCGATCGCCTTCCGCAAGGCACATCCGGCGCTTCGCCAGGAACGCTTCCTGACGGGCGAGGCGGCCGGGGACGGCACGATCGAGATCGCCTGGTACCGGCCGGACGGCGCGGTCATGGACGAGGAGGCGTGGAACGACGGCGACCTGCGGACGCTCGGCCTTTTCCTTTCGAAGCCGGCCAACGGGGAGGGGGCCGACCAGCTCTTTCTCGTCTGCAATGCGGGCGGGGATTGCAGCGTGACGCTGCCGGAGGTGAACGGCATCACGGCATGGAAGCGGGTGCTGGATACCGGCGCGGCGGATGACGCCTTCTCTGTTCACCCGGCCGAAAATCCGGCCATGGTCTACGGCGCCAGCATCGCCGCCTTCGAACCGGCGGCGTAG
- the treZ gene encoding malto-oligosyltrehalose trehalohydrolase, translating to MTRPSPSQKSWGPRILQDGRVRFRLWAPAETAVTLVAGDRDIPMHAAGGGWHEAETDRAGPGTPYRFRLADGTEIPDPASHAQWNDIDGPSVVVDHRRYAWRNASWKGRPWEEAVLYELHIGTFTPEGTFRAAIERLPHLAHLGITAIEIMPVAHFAGRRGWGYDGVLHYAPHNAYGTSDDLKALIDAAHGHGIMVLLDVVYNHFGPIGNNLPRIAPAFFHPERHTPWGAALAFEEEAVRRYFIDNALHWILDYRLDGLRFDATEEIEDESGRHVLIELAETLRRAAADRHVHLVVEDQTSRQGLLNRDGGAAHLYTAGWNDEFHHALHVIATGEKQGHYAPFAETPDDILREATARGFVHRDRSKDRIGPAPQDPLPPVVNVNFLQNHDQIGNRAFGERLAVLADPALLNAMTALLLLAPAVPMLFMGEEYGERRPFCFFADFEGDLAHTTRQGRKDEADKFGGLPQGRQTGDLPDPTAEETFLTSKLDWPRAASPDGRRQYGLVRDLIRLRQAHVVPLLLRPGPVEPHVLASEDGGLAIDWRFPAATLGIRANLTHAERPWPDVAGEAIFELSQGGTAGPAIVVAIDRKRA from the coding sequence ATGACACGACCATCGCCGAGCCAGAAGAGCTGGGGACCGCGCATTCTGCAGGATGGCAGGGTGCGATTCCGCCTCTGGGCGCCCGCCGAAACGGCCGTCACGCTGGTTGCCGGCGACAGGGACATCCCGATGCACGCGGCGGGTGGAGGCTGGCACGAGGCAGAAACGGACCGCGCCGGCCCCGGCACGCCCTATCGCTTCCGCCTTGCCGACGGCACCGAAATCCCCGACCCCGCCTCCCATGCGCAATGGAACGACATCGACGGACCGTCGGTGGTGGTCGACCATCGCCGCTATGCCTGGCGCAATGCCAGCTGGAAGGGCCGGCCGTGGGAGGAGGCCGTGCTCTACGAATTGCACATCGGCACCTTCACGCCGGAAGGTACCTTCCGCGCCGCCATAGAGCGCCTGCCGCACCTTGCCCATCTCGGCATCACCGCCATCGAGATCATGCCCGTCGCCCACTTCGCGGGCCGGCGCGGCTGGGGCTATGACGGCGTGCTGCACTATGCGCCGCACAATGCCTATGGCACGTCGGACGACCTGAAGGCGCTGATCGACGCCGCCCACGGCCATGGCATCATGGTGCTGCTCGACGTCGTCTACAATCACTTCGGCCCGATCGGGAACAACCTGCCGCGCATCGCCCCCGCCTTCTTCCATCCCGAGCGGCATACGCCCTGGGGCGCGGCGCTCGCCTTCGAGGAGGAGGCGGTGCGTCGCTATTTCATCGACAACGCACTGCACTGGATCCTCGACTATCGGCTGGACGGCCTGCGCTTCGATGCAACGGAAGAGATCGAGGACGAGAGCGGCCGGCATGTGCTGATCGAGCTCGCCGAAACGCTGCGCCGGGCGGCGGCGGACCGCCATGTCCACCTCGTCGTCGAGGACCAGACGAGCCGGCAGGGCCTTCTCAACCGGGACGGCGGCGCCGCTCATCTCTACACCGCGGGCTGGAACGACGAGTTCCACCACGCGCTGCATGTCATCGCGACCGGAGAGAAACAGGGCCACTACGCGCCCTTTGCCGAAACCCCGGACGACATCCTGAGGGAAGCGACCGCCCGCGGCTTCGTCCACCGGGACCGCTCGAAGGACCGCATCGGCCCCGCGCCGCAGGACCCGCTGCCGCCGGTGGTCAACGTGAATTTCCTGCAGAACCACGACCAGATCGGCAACCGCGCCTTCGGCGAACGGCTTGCCGTGCTCGCCGATCCCGCGCTCCTCAACGCGATGACGGCCCTGCTTCTCCTCGCGCCGGCCGTGCCCATGCTCTTCATGGGCGAGGAATATGGCGAGCGGCGCCCCTTCTGCTTCTTTGCCGATTTCGAAGGCGATCTCGCTCATACGACGAGGCAAGGCCGCAAGGACGAGGCCGATAAGTTCGGCGGCCTGCCGCAGGGCAGGCAGACGGGCGACCTGCCCGACCCGACCGCCGAGGAGACCTTCCTGACGTCCAAGCTCGACTGGCCACGCGCCGCTTCGCCCGACGGCCGCCGTCAGTATGGCCTCGTGCGCGACCTGATCCGGCTGCGGCAGGCCCATGTCGTGCCGCTGCTCTTACGCCCCGGCCCGGTCGAGCCGCATGTGCTTGCCAGCGAGGATGGCGGGCTTGCCATCGACTGGCGCTTTCCCGCCGCAACGCTCGGCATCCGCGCGAACCTCACCCATGCGGAAAGGCCCTGGCCGGACGTGGCGGGCGAGGCCATCTTCGAGCTCTCGCAGGGCGGAACGGCAGGTCCCGCCATCGTCGTCGCCATCGACCGGAAAAGGGCATGA
- a CDS encoding CBS domain-containing protein, which produces MREPSGRSAVLPQTVQREVEMHIGEIMTRNVHLVRPEETLHYAASLMAEWDVAFLPVADASGLVGTLTDRDIILRAVAPGLDAETTRVSDIMTTNITYCYDDEEAEGVLANMQSLHLRRLAVLDRQSRLTGVVSRTDFARHGL; this is translated from the coding sequence ATGAGGGAACCAAGCGGCCGCTCGGCGGTTCTTCCGCAAACCGTTCAGCGAGAGGTCGAAATGCATATCGGCGAGATCATGACCCGCAACGTCCATCTGGTCCGGCCGGAGGAGACGCTGCACTATGCCGCGAGCCTGATGGCGGAATGGGACGTCGCCTTCCTGCCGGTGGCCGATGCCAGCGGCCTCGTCGGCACCCTGACGGACCGCGACATCATCCTGCGCGCCGTGGCCCCGGGGCTGGATGCGGAAACGACGCGGGTCTCCGACATCATGACGACGAACATCACCTATTGCTACGACGACGAGGAGGCGGAAGGCGTCCTTGCCAACATGCAGTCGCTGCATCTGCGCCGCCTTGCCGTGCTGGACCGGCAAAGCCGGCTGACAGGCGTGGTGTCGCGAACGGATTTCGCCCGCCACGGCCTTTGA